Proteins encoded together in one Coffea arabica cultivar ET-39 chromosome 2c, Coffea Arabica ET-39 HiFi, whole genome shotgun sequence window:
- the LOC113726611 gene encoding uncharacterized protein — MSFHHRKLLNDSLENSVERLCLSFCDPVHNLDGSCPVRCILQCYPTCNHPLFPGLPPPPPDHTLLSDGKHSTQPSGLYVSLSVSLGVLATTFLIFSIYMIYKFYKRRYTSSRSRQLIPQPQQQPGEDEEAHLDFLDEDQGPVVDHPIWYIRTVGLQSSVINAITICKYKRGDGLVEGTECSVCLNEFQEDETLRLLPKCNHAFHIPCIDTWLRSHTNCPNCRAGIVVSTANLQSSSQSHHNSGRVEEIQMGVSENNRDSERERESEVLEVGVEVEEEDESRVGTGNASRRNENFMEDVGNSGAREEEGIQPLRRSVSMDSLSAFKVSAAIANAFPPQCDRNSDNKNMQMNGSSMGLAPKGAGNEQCLSRSEGCSSVERSSQKETSAVKRSLSCSARVFLSRYSRSRNSVPQP, encoded by the coding sequence ATGTCCTTCCACCACAGGAAGTTGCTTAATGATTCTCTCGAGAATTCAGTTGAAAGACTTTGTCTATCTTTCTGTGATCCTGTACACAACCTAGACGGATCTTGTCCGGTCAGATGTATACTCCAATGTTATCCAACCTGCAACCATCCACTCTTTCCCGGTCTGCCTCCACCACCTCCTGATCATACTTTGCTTTCTGATGGCAAGCATTCTACCCAGCCATCTGGACTCTATGTCTCCCTCTCCGTGTCTCTTGGTGTTTTAGCCAcaactttcttgattttctcTATCTACATGATATACAAGTTTTATAAACGTCGGTATACGTCTTCAAGGAGTAGGCAATTGATTCCACAGCCCCAGCAGCAGCCTGGAGAGGATGAAGAAGCCCATCTGGATTTTCTTGATGAAGATCAGGGTCCCGTGGTTGACCATCCCATATGGTATATCAGGACAGTTGGTCTTCAGTCGTCTGTGATTAATGCAATCACTATTTGTAAGTATAAAAGAGGTGATGGACTGGTGGAAGGAACAGAGTGCTCTGTTTGCTTGAATGAATTTCAAGAAGATGAGACTTTAAGGCTGCTGCCCAAGTGTAATCATGCTTTTCATATACCTTGCATTGATACTTGGCTCAGATCACACACCAATTGCCCCAATTGCCGAGCTGGGATTGTTGTGAGCACGGCTAACCTCCAGTCTTCGTCGCAGAGTCATCATAATTCAGGTCGTGTGGAGGAAATCCAAATGGGAGTTTCGGAAAATAATAGGGATTCCgagagagaaagggaaagtGAGGTTCTTGAAGTCGGTGTTGaggtggaagaggaagatgaatcAAGGGTAGGAACCGGAAATGCATCGAGGagaaatgaaaatttcatgGAAGATGTGGGAAATAGTGGTGCCAGAGAGGAGGAAGGAATTCAACCGCTCAGAAGATCAGTTTCGATGGATTCCTTATCAGCCTTCAAAGTTAGTGCTGCTATTGCTAATGCATTTCCACCACAATGTGACAGAAACTCAGACAACAAGaatatgcaaatgaatggatcAAGTATGGGTCTTGCTCCAAAGGGAGCTGGCAATGAGCAGTGCTTGTCGAGATCGGAGGGTTGTTCTTCGGTGGAGAGATCATCGCAAAAAGAGACTTCTGCGGTAAAGAGATCACTTTCTTGCAGTGCCAGGGTGTTCTTGTCAAGGTATAGCAGAAGCAGGAATTCCGTTCCTCAGCCATGA
- the LOC113726615 gene encoding dicarboxylate transporter 2.1, chloroplastic, with product MESSVLHSPFLSSTSFSRVSIHHLRPRFSTALPPVSSSLKPPLLSISAPKFSLQNFFPSPPKLLYKKLSPPHSSTNDSAPSTTELKTVALQGAKIIPLIISVSIGLIVRFLVPKPPEVTPQAWQLLSIFLSTIAGLVLSPLPVGAWAFLGLTTAILTRTLPFTIAFSAFTNEVIWLIVISFFFARGFVKTGLGDRIATYFVKWLGKSTLGLSYGLTLSEALIAPAMPSTTARAGGVFLPIIKSLSLSAGSKPGDPSARKLGAYLVQSQFQSAGNSSALFLTAAAQNLLCLKLAEELGVVIASPWVSWFKAASLPAFVSLIATPLVLYKLYPPETKDTPDAPAMASKKLEVMGPVTRNEWVMVGTMLLAVSLWVFGDALGVASVVAAMLGLSILLLLGVLDWDDCLSEKSAWDTLAWFAVLVGMAGQLTNLGIVSWMSCCVAKILQSLSLSWPAAFGVLQAAYFIIHYLFASQTGHVGALYSAFLAMHLASGVPGVLAALALAYNTNLFGALTHYSSGQAAVYFGAGYTDLPDVFKFGFIMALINALIWAVVGTFWWKLLGLY from the exons ATGGAGAGCTCTGTTCTCCACTCTCCATTTTTGTCCTCCACCTCCTTTTCTCGCGTCTCCATCCACCACTTGCGACCACGGTTTTCCACCGCCCTCCCCCCAGTCTCATCCTCCCTTAAACCACCACTGCTTTCCATCTCCGCACCCAAATTCTCTCTTCAGAATTTCTTCCCTTCACCCCCTAAACTCCTTTACAAAAAACTCTCTCCCCCCCACTCCTCCACTAACGACAGTGCACCCTCCACCACCGAGCTAAAAACCGTCGCCCTGCAAGGTGCAAAGATCATCCCTTTAATCATTTCTGTCTCCATTGGACTAATTGTCCGTTTTCTAGTACCCAAACCCCCAGAGGTCACCCCTCAGGCCTGGCAGCTCTTATCAATCTTCCTTTCTACAATTGCTGGCCTCGTCTTGAGCCCACTACCCGTGGGAGCCTGGGCGTTCTTGGGATTAACTACCGCAATTTTGACGAGAACTCTCCCCTTTACAATCGCTTTTAGTGCATTTACTAACGAAGTTATTTGGTTGATTGTCATTTCCTTCTTTTTCGCTCGCGGGTTTGTGAAGACGGGGTTGGGGGATCGAATTGCTACCTATTTTGTCAAATGGCTGGGGAAAAGTACTTTGGGATTGTCTTATGGGTTGACTTTGAGCGAGGCTTTGATTGCACCGGCAATGCCGAGCACTACTGCCAGAGCTGGTGGTGTTTTTTTGCCCATTATCAAGTCGTTGTCGCTTTCGGCTGGGAGTAAACCCGGTGATCCCTCGGCTAGGAAGCTGGGCGCGTATTTGGTTCAATCACAGTTCCAG TCTGCTGGTAACTCTAGTGCTCTTTTCCTGACTGCTGCAGCTCAAAACCTGCTTTGTCTCAAGTTGGCTGAAGAACTTGGGGTAGTAATTGCAAGCCCTTGGGTTTCTTGGTTCAAGGCTGCTAGTTTACCTGCATTTGTTTCCCTCATAGCTACTCCTCTAGTCTTGTACAAACTTTATCCTCCCGAAACTAAGGATACACCTGATGCACCTGCTATGGCATCCAAAAAGCTGGAGGTTATGGGTCCAGTTACGAGGAATGAATGGGTGATGGTTGGTACAATGCTTCTAGCAGTCTCCTTGTGGGTATTTGG GGATGCTCTTGGTGTTGCTAGTGTTGTAGCTGCCATGCTTGGTTTATCAATACTATTATTGTTGGGAGTGCTCGATTGGGACGATTGCTTAAGTGAAAAATCAGCTTGGGATACTTTGGCTTGGTTTGCAGTCCTTGTTGGTATGGCCGGTCAACTAACAAACCTTGGCATTGTAAGCTGGATGTCCTGTTGTGTTGCCAAAATTCTTCAGTCTCTCTCGTTGAGCTGGCCTGCGGCATTTGGTGTCCTTCAGGCTGCTTACTTTATTATCCACTACTTATTTGCCAGTCAAACTGGTCATGTGGGAGCATTGTATTCTGCTTTTCTTGCCATGCACTTGGCATCCGGGGTGCCTGGTGTATTGGCAGCACTAGCTCTGGCATATAATACAAACTTATTTGGTGCTTTGACACATTATAGTAGTGGCCAAGCAGCTGTATACTTTGGAG CTGGTTATACGGATCTTCCGGACGTCTTCAAATTCGGCTTCATAATGGccctcattaatgcattaataTGGGCCGTGGTAGGAACTTTCTGGTGGAAGTTACTGGGTCTGTACTGA
- the LOC113726597 gene encoding uncharacterized protein — MISLWSGGKSVHHIVPSITMSAAARNSPYKLQDLVTLLYRYRLSSSVANAGNRQFLSSKFRCGNYMNQGYLRSFTSAPIDQADAKGKPDFQILKDAEKKVQPTLPASADKQSFSSWAKWLLGSLMTLLLPFWKQEWESLRGLEGKVEKVVGEVEVVAEVVENVATVTEKVSAEVAEKLPDNNKIKEAVLAVEHLSSVAAQEAKLIEDFIHNVGDMKQDLKEMEKIAEPAIEKVVEPHHQEQAA; from the exons ATGATAAGCCTTTGGTCCGGTGGAAAATCTGTTCATCATATAGTACCAAGTATAACTATGTCAGCTGCTGCAAGAAACTCTCCCTACAAACTTCAGGATTTGGTCACCCTACTTTACCGTTATAGACTTTCTTCATCGGTGGCAAATGCCGGCAACCGCCAGTTCTTGTCATCCAAGTTCCGTTGTGGCAATTACATGAATCAAGGGTACTTAAGATCATTCACTAGCGCCCCCATCGACCAAGCTGATGCAAAAGGAAAACCCGATTTTCAAAT ATTGAAGGACGCAGAGAAGAAGGTTCAGCCAACGTTGCCGGCTTCTGCTGACAAGCAAAGCTTTTCATCGTG GGCCAAGTGGCTTTTGGGTTCTTTGATGACATTATTGTTGCCTTTCTGGAAGCAAGAGTGGGAAAGCTTACGAGGACTGGAAG GGAAGGTGGAAAAGGTCGTTGGAGAGGTAGAAGTTGTAGCGGAGGTGGTGGAGAACGTGGCCACTGTGACGGAGAAGGTGTCAGCAGAGGTGGCTGAAAAGCTTCCGGACAATAACAAAATCAAAGAAGCTGTGCTGGCGGTAGAACACTTATCAAGTGTGGCCGCTCAAGAGGCTAAATTAATCGAAGATTTTATTCACAAC GTTGGTGACATGAAGCAAGACCTGAAAGAGATGGAGAAAATAGCAGAGCCTGCAATTGAAAAAGTAGTGGAACCCCATCATCAAGAACAAGCAGCTTAG
- the LOC113724027 gene encoding limonoid 21-O-acetyltransferse, whose protein sequence is MDDSLKVQIFSRKLIKPSNPTPSHLRSFKLSLFDQLAPPLYVHILFYYLLDEDHNRAENDERFAQMQKSLSRVLSKYYPLAGRFLKDELLIDCADQGVEYFEAHVNGELVEFLQEGPEIELLNKFLPWNPPPSPYLATSPLVAVQINKFECGGVVVGIQISHFIVDASSMMTFLKEWANSCTSPTEMYPVLSPNYNDHFVSIFPARTLSGPKPRPPADYPAKIVTQRFLLDETIIEKIMEGAALSCSKCNFHPSRVVVALALIWRALLGVCLAKHGHFRDSIVAIAMNLRGKTALTISEPNYGNFWTSVIVPLEAKKAKIQLQELMILLDNRIKSTSEKLATASPEDISSMLIDSRREIIEKRYLSVGIDVYVCTSWCRFPIHEVDFGWGKPHWVSHASKAIEAIGLVDAKKGEGLEAWVSLKEEDMIEFKRALEVLVPVPK, encoded by the coding sequence ATGGATGATAGCTTGAAGGTTCAAATCTTCAGCAGAAAGCTGATAAAACCATCAAATCCAACTCCAAGTCATCTTAGAAGCTTCAAGCTTTCATTGTTCGATCAGCTAGCTCCTCCACTATATGTTCATATACTCTTCTATTACTTGCTTGATGAAGATCACAATCGAGCCGAAAACGATGAGAGATTTGCTCAAATGCAGAAATCCTTGTCCCGGGTATTATCCAAGTATTACCCTCTAGCTGGCAGATTCCTTAAAGATGAACTCTTGATTGATTGTGCGGATCAAGGAGTTGAATACTTTGAGGCACATGTCAATGGAGAACTTGTGGAGTTTCTTCAAGAAGGACCAGAGATTGAGCTTCTGAATAAATTTCTGCCCTGGAATCCTCCTCCGTCGCCATATCTGGCAACAAGTCCACTAGTAGCAGTCCAAATCAACAAGTTTGAATGTGGAGGAGTAGTGGTAGGCATCCAAATTTCACACTTCATTGTAGATGCCAGTTCAATGATGACATTCCTGAAGGAATGGGCTAACAGCTGCACTAGCCCGACAGAGATGTATCCAGTGCTCAGTCCTAATTATAATGATCACTTTGTTTCAATCTTCCCGGCAAGAACACTATCAGGGCCTAAACCCCGGCCACCAGCCGACTACCCTGCTAAGATAGTCACGCAAAGATTCTTGTTAGATGAAACGATAATAGAGAAGATCATGGAAGGAGCTGCTTTATCTTGTTCAAAATGTAATTTTCATCCATCTAGAGTGGTGGTAGCGTTAGCACTGATATGGAGGGCTCTCCTAGGAGTATGTCTTGCCAAACATGGGCACTTCAGGGACTCAATTGTTGCTATTGCAATGAACTTGAGGGGGAAAACAGCTCTAACAATATCAGAACCAAATTATGGGAACTTTTGGACCTCGGTCATAGTTCCATTGGAAGCGAAAAAAGCCAAGATACAGTTGCAGGAGCTGATGATATTACTCGATAATAGAATAAAATCCACAAGTGAAAAACTTGCAACAGCTAGTCCTGAGGATATTTCATCAATGCTGATCGACTCCCGCAGAGAGATTATTGAGAAACGTTATCTGTCCGTTGGTATAGATGTTTACGTTTGTACCAGTTGGTGTAGGTTCCCGATACATGAAGTTGATTTTGGTTGGGGAAAACCACATTGGGTAAGTCATGCAAGCAAAGCAATTGAGGCGATTGGTTTGGTGGATGCCAAAAAGGGAGAGGGGCTTGAAGCATGGGTAAGTTTGAAAGAGGAGGACATGATCGAATTCAAAAGAGCACTGGAAGTTTTAGTGCCAGTGCCCAAATGA
- the LOC113726614 gene encoding bifunctional riboflavin biosynthesis protein RIBA 1, chloroplastic-like: MASINVSCPSTTLSRSQALKNFRFFNGLHCGTFNPQSGCPEESSRLKGRACLHIKGDGRIKSVLVSDEGNLLSHTNGADTVVKNSPISGIATGIQIQPDSVQFGTLVADIAPTSTGFPVDNDESDLDRPTKGFSSISDAIQDIRNGKIVLVVDDEDRENEGDLIMAASKVTPEAMAFFVKHGTGIVCVSMKEEDLERLNIPLMVNSKDNEEKLCTAFTVSVDAKHGTSTGVSARDRATTVLALASQDSKPEDFNRPGHIFPLKYREGGVLKRAGHTEASVDLSVLAGLEPVGVLCEVVDDDGSMARLPRLRQFAKEENIKIISIADLIRYRRKRDQLVEHASAAKIPTMWGPFTAHCYRSILDGIEHIAMVKGEIGDGHDILVRVHSECLTGDIFGSARCDCGNQLALAMEQIEEASRGVLVYLRGHEGRGIGLGHKLRAYNLQDAGRDTVEANEELGLPVDSREYGIGAQILRDLGVRTMKLMTNNPAKYSGLKGYGLAVAGRVPLQSFITKENKRYLETKRVKLGHIYDFSSNGFPNLISNKNGKPSAGS, from the exons ATGGCTTCCATCAATGTTTCTTGCCCTTCAACAACTTTGTCTCGCTCTCA AGCATTAAAGAATTTCAGATTTTTCAATGGACTACATTGTGgaacttttaatcctcaaagcGGTTGTCCTGAAGAATCCAGCAGGCTGAAGGGTAGAGCATGCCTCCATATCAAAGGGGATGGTAGAATTAAGTCTGTACTTGTATCTGATGAAGGAAATCTCCTTTCTCATACTAATGGCGCTGATACTGTGGTAAAGAATTCCCCAATCAGCGGCATTGCTACTGGAATTCAGATACAGCCTGATTCTGTACAATTTGGAACTCTTGTGGCAGATATTGCTCCTACCAGTACTGGATTCCCAGTTGATAATGATGAATCTGATTTGGATCGGCCCACCAAAGGCTTCTCCtccatttcagatgccattcAAGACATTCGTAATGGAAAG ATAGTATTGGTCGTAGATGATGAAGATAGAGAAAATGAAGGCGATTTAATAATGGCAGCATCAAAGGTTACACCAGAGGCAATGGCCTTCTTTGTGAAGCATGGGACTGGCATTGTATGTGTTAGCATGAAAGAAGAAGACCTGGAAAGGTTGAATATTCCTTTGATGGTGAACAGTAAGGATAATGAGGAGAAGCTTTGCACTGCCTTCACAGTTTCAGTG GATGCAAAACATGGAACAAGTACAGGGGTATCAGCTCGTGATAGAGCAACAACAGTTCTGGCTCTTGCTTCCCAAGATTCAAAGCCTGAGGATTTCAACCGCCCTGGTCATATATTTCCATTAAAATACAGGGAGGGCGGTGTCCTGAAAAGAGCTGGGCACACAGAAGCTTCTGTAGATCTCTCTGTGCTTGCGGGTTTAGAACCTGTTGGAGTTTTATGTGAGGTTGTGGATGATGATGGTTCCATGGCTAGACTACCTAGACTTCGGCAATTTGCCAAGGAGGAGAACATAAAGATTATATCTATAGCTGATTTGATCAG ATATAGGAGGAAAAGAGATCAACTGGTGGAGCATGCTTCTGCTGCAAAAATACCTACCATGTGGGGCCCTTTCACTGCCCACTGTTATAGGTCTATTTTAGATGGGATCGAGCATATTGCGATGGTCAAG GGTGAGATTGGGGATGGGCATGATATTCTTGTCAGAGTACATTCAGAATGCCTCACAGGAGACATATTTGGTTCAGCCAGATGTGACTGTGGAAACCAGTTGGCACTTGCAATGGAACAGATTGAGGAAGCTAGTAGGGGTGTCCTGGTATACCTCCGTGGTCATGAGGGAAGAGGGATTGGCTTGGGTCACAAGCTTCGTGCTTATAATCTACAAGATGCTGGGCGTGACACAGTGGAAGCAAATGAAGAGCTTGGATTGCCTGTTGATTCAAGAGAATACGGAATCGGGGCTCAG ATACTGCGAGATCTTGGAGTTCGAACCATGAAGCTGATGACAAACAACCCTGCAAAGTACAGTGGGCTCAAGGGCTATGGTCTAGCGGTTGCTGGGCGCGTCCCTCTTCAAAGTTTCATTACAAAAGAGAACAAGAGATATTTGGAAACTAAACGTGTCAAATTGGGCCACATATATGACTTCAGTTCAAATGGTTTTCCGAACTTAATTAGCAACAAGAATGGTAAACCCAGCGCTGGGAGCTAA